A genomic region of Solanum dulcamara chromosome 2, daSolDulc1.2, whole genome shotgun sequence contains the following coding sequences:
- the LOC129880537 gene encoding glucose-6-phosphate 1-dehydrogenase, chloroplastic: MVTLYSSPSAHCSGAFASYSNSSIGFYSYHNNLPISSRKFGSHKISLQINAVRMQDGAVAAPPTKTEDETPLKKLKDGILSKEQKHTFDFDSNNDKSNVSITVVGASGDLAKKKIFPALFALYYEGCLPEYFTIFGYARSKMTDAELRNMVSKTLTCRIDKRENCGEKMEQFLERCFYHSGQYDSQENFAELDKKLKEHEAGRFSNRLFYLSIPPNIFINAVRCASLSASSAHGWTRVIVEKPFGRDSESSAALTGALKQYLKEDQIFRIDHYLGKELVENLSVLRFSNLIFEPLWSRQYIRNVQFIFSEDFGTEGRGGYFDHYGIIRDIMQNHLLQILALFAMETPVSLDAEDIRNEKVKVLRSMRPLQLDDVVIGQYKSHTKGDVNYPGYTDDKTVPKDSLTPTFAAAALFIDNARWDGVPFLMKAGKALHTRSAEIRVQFRHVPGNLYNKNFGSDLDQATNELVIRVQPDEAIYLKINNKVPGLGMRLDCSNLNLLYSARYSKEIPDAYERLLLDAIEGERRLFIRSDELDAAWSLFTPVLKELEHKKIVPESYPYGSRGPIGAHYLAARYKVRWGDLA; the protein is encoded by the exons atggTAACCCTTTATTCTTCCCCTTCCGCACACTGTTCTGGGGCATTTGCTTCTTACTCCAATTCTTCTATTGGCTTCTATAGTTATCATAACAACTTGCCAATTTCTTCAAGAAAGTTTGGTTCCCACAAGATTTCTTTGCAAATTAATGCCGTTCGCATGCAGGATG GTGCTGTAGCGGCTCCACCTACCAAAACCGAAGATGAAACTCctttgaagaaattaaaagATGGAATTTTGTCAAAGGAGCAGAAACATACATTTGATTTTGATAGCAACAATGATAAATCAAATGTCAGCATTACTGTTGTTGGTGCTTCAGGAGATCTTgctaaaaaaaagatatttccTGCACTTTTTGCACTTTATTATGAGGGTTGCCTACCAGAG TATTTCACTATTTTTGGCTATGCTCGAAGTAAGATGACTGATGCCGAACTCAGGAACATGGTCAGCAAGACCCTTACTTGCAGAATAGATAAGAG GGAAAATTGTGGTGAAAAGATGGAACAGTTTCTAGAAAGGTGTTTCTACCATAGTGGACAATATGATTCCCAGGAAAACTTTGCAGAGCTTGATAAAAAGCTGAAGGAACATGAG GCCGGAAGGTTTTCCAATCGTCTGTTCTACTTGTCCATTCCaccaaatatttttataaatgcTGTACGATGTGCAAGCCTCTCTGCTTCATCTGCTCATGGATGGACTAGAGTCATTGTAGAGAAACCCTTTGGTCGGGATTCTGAATCCTCTGCTGCATTAACAGGAGCACTTAAGCAGTACTTGAAGGAAGATCAAATTTTCAG GATTGATCACTATTTAGGGAAGGAGCTTGTGGAAAACCTTTCTGTCCTTCGTTTCTCCAACTTGATATTTGAACCCTTATGGTCAAGGCAGTATATAAGGAATGTGCAGTTTATTTTCTCGGAAGATTTTGGCACTGAGGGACGGGGAGG TTATTTTGATCATTATGGGATAATTAGAGACATTATGCAAAACCATCTGCTTCAAATTCTTGCCCTCTTTGCCATGGAAACACCTGTCAGTTTGGATGCAGAAGATATCAGAAATGAAAAG GTAAAAGTTCTGCGCTCTATGAGACCTTTACAACTAGATGATGTTGTCATTGGGCAGTACAAAAGTCACACAAAAGGGGATGTTAACTATCCCGGTTATACCGATGACAAGACTGTACCCAAGGACAGTCTAACCCCAACTTTTGCTGCAGCTGCTCTTTTCATTGATAATGCAAGATGGGATGGGGTGCCTTTCCTTATGAAGGCTGGAAAAGCTTTACATACCAGGAG TGCGGAAATACGAGTACAATTCAGGCACGTGCCAGGAAATTTATACAATAAGAACTTTGGCTCAGATCTAGACCAGGCGACGAACGAGCTTGTTATCCGTGTTCAGCCTGATGAAGCTATATACCTAAAGATAAATAACAAAGTTCCTGGTCTAGGAATGAGACTGGATTGCAGTAATCTTAATCTGCTTTACTCAGCAAG ATACTCGAAGGAGATCCCTGATGCATATGAGCGGCTACTTCTTGATGCCATAGAAGGTGAACGTAGGCTTTTTATTCGCAGTG